The following are encoded in a window of Rhizobium leguminosarum genomic DNA:
- a CDS encoding ABC transporter ATP-binding protein, producing the protein MADPMTQPSPLLELNDLRMHFPIRKGAFRRVVGHVKAVDGVSLRVQDGETLGIVGESGCGKSTLARTVLRIYQPTSGEIRYRSRSGGTVDLAALSGSALDEIHRDLRIVFQDPQSSLNPRLPVIDIIGEVLGVNGIAKGRELEHRVADLMQSVGLRPEYMHRYPHAFSGGERQRIGIARALASNPRLVIADEAVSALDVSVQAQTINLLQDLQEQFGLTYLFVAHDLSVVRHISDNIAVMYVGRVVEKAPTEQIFSRPLHPYTEALLSAVPIADPRMRRHGQRIRLAGEVADPAHPPPGCAFHPRCRYATELCKQEVPGLRTVTDDGHAVACHYAESLTLNPFADRIVPEFN; encoded by the coding sequence ATGGCCGATCCCATGACACAGCCAAGCCCGCTGCTCGAACTGAACGATCTCCGGATGCATTTCCCCATTCGCAAGGGCGCCTTCCGGCGTGTGGTCGGACACGTCAAGGCGGTCGACGGCGTCTCGCTTCGCGTCCAGGATGGCGAAACACTCGGCATCGTCGGGGAGTCCGGTTGCGGCAAGTCCACGCTTGCGCGCACGGTGCTGCGCATCTATCAGCCGACGAGCGGCGAAATCCGCTATCGCAGCCGCAGTGGCGGCACCGTCGATCTCGCGGCGTTGTCGGGTTCTGCCCTCGACGAAATCCATCGCGACCTGCGCATCGTGTTTCAGGATCCGCAATCTTCGCTCAATCCGCGCCTTCCGGTCATCGACATCATCGGCGAGGTGCTCGGTGTCAACGGCATCGCCAAGGGCCGCGAGCTCGAGCACCGGGTCGCCGACCTCATGCAGAGCGTCGGCCTGCGGCCCGAATACATGCACCGCTATCCCCATGCGTTCTCCGGCGGCGAACGCCAGCGCATCGGCATTGCCCGGGCGCTGGCCTCCAATCCGCGCCTGGTAATCGCCGATGAGGCCGTTTCGGCGCTCGATGTCAGCGTGCAGGCACAAACCATCAACCTGCTGCAGGACCTGCAGGAACAGTTCGGCCTGACCTATCTCTTCGTCGCTCACGACCTCTCGGTCGTCCGGCACATCTCGGACAATATCGCCGTCATGTATGTCGGCCGGGTGGTCGAAAAGGCGCCGACGGAGCAGATCTTCTCGCGCCCGCTCCACCCCTACACCGAAGCGCTGCTCTCGGCCGTGCCGATCGCCGATCCGAGGATGCGCCGCCACGGCCAGCGCATCCGGCTGGCGGGCGAGGTCGCCGATCCCGCCCATCCGCCTCCCGGCTGCGCATTTCATCCGCGCTGTCGCTACGCCACTGAGCTTTGCAAGCAGGAGGTCCCGGGCTTACGCACCGTCACGGACGATGGGCATGCAGTGGCCTGTCATTACGCCGAATCCCTGACGCTTAATCCCTTTGCCGACCGTATCGTTCCGGAGTTCAATTGA
- a CDS encoding ABC transporter ATP-binding protein has product MLQIPMNTDPNFAAAGGRHGERDPLIEVVDLRTHFFGGAGTIKAVDGVSFSIPRGKTVCVVGESGSGKSITGRSILNQVPRGGRIVSGAIRYRPDPAAPSVDLAALDSRGHDMRAIRGAQIGLISQEPMAALSPVHTIGNQMVEVIRLHLKMGKKEAREHAIETLALVGIPRPAERMENYAFQFSGGMRQRVCIALALACRPKLLIADEPTTALDVTTQANILDLLASLQAEFGLSVLFVTHDLGVVAEIADEVVVMYVGRVVEAGNVDTIFHAPVHPYTKALLQSVPRMHGQPTERLAIIDGMVPSRFNRPQGCGFHPRCKEARAGLCDQKDPQPVSIGDGHVASCLLYEGRQ; this is encoded by the coding sequence ATGCTGCAGATCCCTATGAATACTGATCCCAATTTTGCCGCTGCCGGCGGCCGGCACGGGGAGCGCGACCCGCTGATCGAGGTCGTTGATCTCAGGACCCATTTCTTTGGGGGTGCGGGCACCATCAAGGCGGTCGACGGCGTCTCCTTTTCCATTCCGCGCGGCAAGACGGTCTGCGTCGTCGGCGAATCCGGTTCGGGCAAGAGCATCACCGGCCGCTCGATCCTCAACCAGGTTCCGCGGGGAGGGCGGATCGTCTCGGGGGCAATCCGCTACCGGCCGGATCCGGCAGCACCCTCCGTCGACCTGGCGGCGCTCGATTCGCGCGGCCATGACATGCGGGCAATCCGCGGCGCCCAGATCGGCCTGATCAGCCAAGAGCCGATGGCGGCCCTTTCCCCCGTTCATACGATCGGCAACCAGATGGTCGAGGTGATCCGCTTGCATCTGAAGATGGGAAAGAAGGAGGCGCGCGAACACGCCATAGAGACGTTGGCTCTGGTCGGCATCCCGCGGCCAGCCGAGCGTATGGAAAACTATGCCTTCCAGTTTTCCGGCGGCATGCGCCAGCGCGTCTGCATCGCCTTGGCGCTCGCCTGCCGCCCCAAGCTGCTGATCGCCGACGAACCGACGACGGCGCTCGATGTGACCACCCAGGCTAATATCCTCGATCTGCTCGCCTCGCTGCAGGCCGAATTCGGGCTCTCGGTGCTGTTTGTGACCCATGATCTCGGTGTGGTGGCCGAAATCGCCGACGAGGTCGTCGTCATGTATGTCGGCCGGGTCGTGGAGGCAGGCAATGTCGACACGATCTTCCACGCACCTGTTCATCCCTACACCAAAGCGCTGCTGCAATCGGTGCCGCGCATGCATGGGCAACCCACCGAACGGCTGGCGATCATAGATGGCATGGTGCCCTCGCGTTTCAACCGGCCCCAGGGCTGCGGCTTTCATCCCCGATGCAAAGAGGCAAGGGCGGGCCTGTGCGACCAAAAGGATCCGCAGCCCGTCTCCATCGGCGACGGGCATGTCGCCAGCTGTCTGCTTTACGAAGGAAGACAATGA
- a CDS encoding ABC transporter permease, which yields MTDQAIALSPELIQNSDAVAGQWKLIWRRFRRHRLALAAGVVIFLIYLVALFAEVLAPVSSQTYDSRYTYAPPQQIKFAGYDAAGQFHPLYVNGYSMKVDPIALSRNYVPDPAVVIPLGFFVKGEPYRLWGLFDFDRHLIGPIEMGKPFYLFGADRLGRDVFSRTVHGTRVSMSVGLIGVAISLILGIILGGISGLYGGWVDDVIQRSIELINSIPTIPLWMGLAAAVPISADPILVYLWITIILSLIGWTDLARVVRGRFLSLKTEDFVIAARLDGCSQMRIIWRHMVPSFMSHIIASVTLAIPTMILAETALSFLGIGLRPPVVSWGVLLQEAQNILAVSSAPWLFLPGLAVIVTVLALNFLGDGLRDAADPYEY from the coding sequence ATGACCGATCAAGCCATCGCGCTATCACCTGAACTGATCCAGAATTCCGACGCGGTCGCCGGGCAGTGGAAGCTCATCTGGCGCCGCTTCCGTCGCCATCGGCTGGCGCTGGCGGCAGGCGTGGTCATCTTTTTGATCTACCTAGTCGCCCTGTTTGCCGAGGTTCTCGCCCCGGTTTCGTCGCAGACCTACGATTCCCGCTATACCTATGCGCCGCCGCAACAGATCAAGTTCGCCGGCTACGACGCGGCCGGACAGTTTCATCCGCTCTACGTCAACGGTTATTCGATGAAAGTTGACCCGATCGCGCTCAGCCGCAATTACGTGCCCGATCCGGCCGTCGTCATCCCCCTCGGCTTCTTCGTCAAGGGCGAACCCTACCGGCTCTGGGGGCTGTTCGATTTCGACCGGCACCTGATCGGCCCGATCGAGATGGGCAAACCATTCTACCTGTTCGGCGCCGACCGCCTCGGTCGCGACGTCTTCAGCCGGACGGTCCACGGCACTCGCGTTTCGATGTCCGTGGGGCTGATCGGGGTGGCAATCAGCCTCATCCTCGGCATCATCCTGGGCGGCATTTCAGGGCTCTACGGCGGCTGGGTGGACGATGTCATCCAGCGTTCCATCGAGCTCATCAACTCTATCCCGACCATCCCGCTGTGGATGGGCCTTGCGGCCGCCGTCCCGATCAGCGCCGATCCGATCCTGGTCTATCTCTGGATCACCATCATCCTGTCGCTGATCGGCTGGACCGACCTAGCGCGGGTGGTGCGCGGCCGCTTCCTGTCGCTCAAGACGGAAGACTTCGTGATCGCCGCCCGTCTCGACGGCTGTTCGCAGATGCGCATCATCTGGCGGCACATGGTGCCGTCCTTCATGAGCCACATCATCGCCTCGGTGACGCTCGCCATCCCGACGATGATCCTCGCAGAAACCGCGCTCTCCTTCCTCGGCATCGGCCTGCGCCCGCCGGTGGTGAGTTGGGGCGTGCTGCTTCAGGAGGCGCAGAACATTCTCGCGGTCTCGAGCGCGCCTTGGCTGTTTCTTCCGGGCCTCGCGGTGATCGTCACCGTGCTCGCCCTCAATTTCCTCGGTGATGGATTACGCGATGCTGCAGATCCCTATGAATACTGA
- a CDS encoding ABC transporter permease — protein MAGFIIRRLLYMIPMMFAISVVTFIIIQLPPGDFLTALTARLASQNETIDPSVIAGLRERYGLDQPWAVQYWKWISGILLRGDFGQSLDWNKPVSELIWARMGLTMVVSVTTLLFVWAVAFPIGIYSAVRQYSVGDYVATFFGFLGLAIPNFLLALVLMYVSAQYFGQSTGGLFSPAYINAVWSWAKLGDLISHMWIPVVVLGTGATAALIRIMRANLLDELNKPYVDMARARGLSEIRLLLKYPVRVALNPFISTVGWVLPHLVSGSVVVSIVLSLPITGPLLLNALFAQDMYLAGTFILLMSMLTLIGTLISDLLLAWLDPRIRNG, from the coding sequence ATGGCCGGCTTCATCATCAGACGCCTGCTTTATATGATCCCGATGATGTTTGCGATCTCCGTCGTGACCTTCATCATCATCCAGTTGCCGCCCGGCGATTTCCTGACCGCGCTGACCGCGCGTCTGGCCTCCCAGAACGAAACGATCGATCCCAGCGTCATCGCCGGCCTGCGTGAGCGTTATGGCCTCGATCAGCCCTGGGCGGTGCAATACTGGAAATGGATCAGCGGCATCCTGCTGCGCGGCGATTTCGGCCAGTCGCTGGATTGGAACAAGCCGGTCAGCGAGCTGATCTGGGCCCGGATGGGCCTGACGATGGTGGTCTCGGTCACCACGCTGCTCTTCGTCTGGGCGGTGGCCTTTCCGATCGGCATCTATTCGGCCGTGCGGCAATATTCGGTGGGGGATTACGTCGCCACCTTCTTCGGCTTCCTCGGCCTTGCCATCCCGAACTTCCTGCTGGCGCTGGTGCTGATGTATGTTTCGGCACAGTATTTCGGCCAAAGCACCGGCGGGCTGTTTTCGCCCGCCTATATCAACGCCGTCTGGAGCTGGGCCAAGCTCGGCGATCTCATCTCGCATATGTGGATACCGGTCGTCGTGCTGGGCACGGGCGCCACCGCGGCGCTGATCCGGATCATGCGCGCCAACCTGCTCGACGAACTCAACAAGCCCTATGTCGATATGGCCCGCGCCCGCGGCTTGAGCGAAATCCGGCTGCTGTTGAAATATCCGGTGCGGGTGGCGCTTAACCCGTTCATCTCGACCGTCGGCTGGGTGCTGCCGCACCTCGTCTCCGGCTCGGTGGTGGTCTCCATCGTTCTCAGCCTGCCGATCACCGGGCCACTGCTGCTCAATGCCCTCTTTGCCCAGGACATGTATCTGGCCGGCACGTTCATCCTGCTGATGAGCATGCTGACGCTGATCGGCACGCTGATCTCAGACCTGCTGCTCGCCTGGCTCGATCCACGCATTCGCAACGGCTGA
- a CDS encoding ABC transporter substrate-binding protein, with protein MQHVRILRRQVVSTVAAAILMGAGWAGVAFGFEESPELKALVDAGKLPPVEKRLPKEPLVLTPLESVGTYGGTWRTATFGGGDSEIERSIGYTRLVRWNPEWTEVIPDLAKSVEVNADATEYTFILREGTRWSDGEPFTADDLVWWNENVLRNTKITPAAPNWLTAGGETVKVEKLADDKVVFKFAAPNGLFLMNMATVRGSDILAAAPAHYLKQFHKDFNPDGIEALVKAAGATDWVQLFNNKIGFPGRWRDLGRPTLDAWVLTAPYNGTTQVVAERNPYYAKVDTAGNQLPYFDRITIDVMQDTQAIILKAISGEIDMQNRFIETTDARTVIVQNQEKGGYGLFIARPAWSNALLITLNQTHKNPALRAVFSNKDFRIGLSYAINREELNQLIYAGQAKPYQAAPREGTALYDEKMATQYLEYNVDLANQYLDKAGLTKHDAEGYRLGQDGKRITFAIDALTGSPIQVDALEMIQRYWRAVGIDMQPRPAERSLIFSRLQNNENDGLGWVGGGGYDFLGLLDPKWYFPHEYESSFATAWGLYYQNPKDPNAQEPSSAAKKQMDLYRQVKEAPTLEKQLAAMKELLAITRDEFYVIGTNLEPDRVGIVKTNMRNVPKVIPSTSFYMTPGPAKPETFYYQQ; from the coding sequence ATGCAACACGTCAGAATCTTAAGACGGCAGGTCGTCTCGACCGTTGCCGCGGCGATCCTCATGGGTGCCGGCTGGGCCGGTGTGGCATTCGGCTTTGAGGAGTCGCCGGAACTGAAGGCGCTGGTCGACGCCGGCAAGCTGCCGCCGGTCGAAAAGCGGCTGCCCAAGGAGCCGCTGGTGCTCACTCCGCTTGAATCGGTCGGTACCTATGGCGGCACCTGGCGCACGGCCACCTTTGGCGGTGGCGACAGCGAGATCGAACGTTCGATCGGCTATACGAGACTGGTCCGCTGGAATCCGGAATGGACCGAGGTGATCCCCGATCTCGCCAAGAGCGTCGAGGTCAATGCCGATGCCACCGAATATACGTTCATCTTGCGGGAAGGTACACGCTGGTCGGACGGCGAGCCCTTTACCGCGGACGATCTTGTGTGGTGGAACGAGAACGTGCTTCGCAACACCAAGATCACCCCTGCCGCACCCAACTGGCTGACCGCGGGCGGAGAGACCGTCAAGGTCGAAAAGCTCGCCGACGACAAGGTCGTCTTCAAATTTGCCGCGCCGAACGGCCTGTTCCTGATGAACATGGCGACCGTGCGCGGCTCCGATATTCTGGCGGCCGCACCGGCGCACTACCTCAAGCAATTCCACAAGGATTTCAATCCCGACGGCATCGAAGCCTTGGTGAAGGCAGCCGGCGCAACCGACTGGGTCCAGCTCTTCAACAACAAGATCGGCTTTCCCGGCCGCTGGCGCGATCTCGGCCGTCCAACACTCGATGCCTGGGTGCTGACCGCGCCCTATAACGGCACCACCCAGGTCGTCGCCGAACGCAATCCATACTATGCCAAGGTGGATACCGCAGGAAACCAGCTGCCTTACTTCGATCGGATCACCATCGATGTGATGCAGGATACCCAGGCGATCATCCTGAAGGCGATCAGCGGCGAAATCGACATGCAGAACCGCTTCATCGAGACGACGGACGCCCGTACGGTGATCGTGCAGAACCAGGAGAAGGGCGGCTACGGCCTGTTTATCGCCCGACCGGCGTGGTCGAACGCCCTGCTGATCACCCTGAACCAGACCCACAAGAATCCGGCCTTGCGCGCTGTTTTTTCCAACAAGGATTTCCGCATCGGCCTCAGCTATGCCATCAACCGCGAAGAGCTCAACCAGCTGATCTATGCCGGGCAGGCCAAGCCCTATCAGGCAGCGCCGCGTGAAGGCACTGCGCTCTACGACGAGAAGATGGCGACGCAGTATCTGGAGTATAATGTCGATCTCGCCAATCAGTATCTCGACAAGGCCGGCCTTACCAAACATGACGCCGAAGGCTACCGCCTCGGTCAGGACGGCAAGCGGATTACCTTTGCGATCGACGCCTTGACCGGAAGCCCGATCCAGGTGGACGCCCTCGAGATGATCCAGCGCTACTGGCGGGCTGTCGGCATCGACATGCAGCCCCGCCCGGCCGAACGTTCGCTGATCTTCTCCCGCCTGCAGAACAATGAGAATGACGGCCTGGGATGGGTTGGCGGCGGTGGCTACGACTTCCTCGGCCTGCTCGATCCCAAATGGTATTTCCCGCACGAATACGAATCGAGCTTTGCGACAGCCTGGGGCCTCTACTACCAGAACCCCAAGGATCCGAACGCGCAAGAACCGAGCTCCGCTGCCAAGAAGCAGATGGATCTTTACCGGCAGGTGAAGGAAGCGCCGACGCTCGAAAAGCAGTTGGCCGCGATGAAGGAACTGCTGGCGATCACCCGTGACGAATTTTACGTCATCGGCACCAACCTGGAGCCGGACCGCGTCGGAATCGTCAAGACCAATATGCGCAATGTCCCGAAGGTCATTCCCAGCACATCGTTCTACATGACGCCGGGACCGGCAAAGCCCGAGACCTTCTACTACCAGCAATAA
- a CDS encoding LacI family DNA-binding transcriptional regulator: MTVSRVLNDRGGASAETSQRIILAASELNYRPNPFARGLRSDRSKAIGLLVPDITNPFFPEVIRGAEDAASAAGYNLLLSNVVENSKREEELIETLLRHRVDGIIVCSARLPDAALHKALAPHRAVVLINREAPNEVAGTIVTDYETGASRAIDHLVERGRRRIAIIAGPRSSFGGKSRLVGFRKTLAAHGLKAQGIVYCDPTAAGGQTAAAQLLAEAQGVDALVCYNDLNAIGAMKACRAAGVSIPGQIALIGFDDIPTAELLSPALTTLRVQKREMGEEAVRLLLSRIATRNRQHGIVIVPELIIRETT; this comes from the coding sequence ATGACGGTATCGCGCGTGCTCAATGATCGGGGCGGAGCCAGCGCGGAGACCAGCCAGCGGATTATTTTAGCGGCGAGCGAACTCAATTACCGGCCCAATCCCTTTGCGCGCGGATTGCGGTCCGATCGATCGAAGGCCATCGGCCTTCTCGTTCCCGACATCACCAATCCGTTCTTCCCCGAAGTCATCAGGGGAGCCGAGGATGCCGCGAGCGCCGCCGGCTACAACCTGCTCCTGTCCAATGTCGTCGAAAACAGCAAGCGGGAGGAAGAACTCATCGAAACCCTGCTGCGGCACCGGGTCGACGGGATCATCGTCTGCAGCGCGCGGCTGCCCGATGCCGCGCTGCATAAGGCGCTTGCGCCCCACCGTGCCGTGGTGCTCATCAACCGCGAGGCGCCCAACGAGGTCGCCGGCACGATCGTCACCGACTACGAGACGGGAGCGTCGCGTGCCATCGACCATCTGGTCGAGCGCGGGCGCCGCAGGATCGCGATCATCGCCGGGCCGCGCAGTTCGTTCGGCGGCAAGAGCCGTCTTGTCGGCTTTCGCAAGACGCTGGCGGCCCACGGGCTTAAGGCGCAAGGCATCGTTTATTGCGATCCCACCGCGGCAGGCGGCCAAACGGCGGCCGCGCAATTGCTGGCGGAGGCGCAAGGCGTCGATGCTCTCGTCTGCTACAACGACCTCAATGCGATCGGCGCCATGAAGGCCTGCCGGGCCGCCGGCGTTTCGATCCCCGGGCAAATCGCCCTGATCGGTTTCGACGATATCCCGACTGCCGAACTGCTGTCTCCGGCGCTCACCACCCTGCGGGTGCAAAAACGCGAAATGGGGGAGGAAGCCGTGCGTCTGCTGCTCAGCCGCATCGCCACCAGAAACCGTCAGCACGGCATCGTCATCGTGCCGGAGCTCATTATCCGCGAAACAACCTGA
- a CDS encoding alpha-L-fucosidase: protein MDINNLQALALPEEKKAWFVHDRFGMFVHWGLYALPARHEWVKSREELDDADYQKYFDYFDPDLYDPREWARRAKAAGMKYVVLTTKHHEGFCLWDTKATDFKVTNTPYGRDLLGPFVDAFRAEGLRIGFYYSLIDWHHPDFTVDPRHPQRNHPDALKINEGRDMQRYAAFMREQVRELLTEFGQIDIMWFDFSYPQWKLGDLVGKGHQDWESEKLVRLVRELAPDIIINNRLDLAGLQPDIVTPEQYMPRARPLRDGRRVVWEACHTLSGSWGYHRDEDTWKSTEQLVQMLVGTVAMGGNLLMNVGPTARGTLDHRAIAALAAYEEWMALHERSIVGCTQSDFAAPADCRLTQNGDRLYIHLFNWPYRHLHFDALAGKVEYAQFLHDGSEVTWLRPSANTLWANTQFPVGDDQMTFVLPVRRPQIVVPVVEVKLKAGSTSGIQD, encoded by the coding sequence ATGGATATCAACAATCTGCAGGCACTGGCCCTGCCTGAGGAGAAGAAGGCCTGGTTCGTTCACGACCGGTTCGGCATGTTCGTGCATTGGGGGCTTTACGCCCTGCCGGCACGCCATGAATGGGTCAAGAGCCGCGAAGAACTTGATGATGCCGACTACCAGAAATATTTCGATTATTTCGATCCCGATCTCTACGACCCCCGCGAATGGGCGAGACGCGCGAAAGCTGCGGGCATGAAATATGTGGTGCTGACGACCAAGCACCATGAAGGCTTCTGCCTCTGGGATACCAAGGCCACCGACTTCAAGGTGACCAACACGCCTTATGGGCGGGATCTGCTCGGCCCCTTCGTCGACGCCTTCCGTGCGGAGGGCCTGAGGATCGGGTTCTACTATTCGCTGATCGACTGGCATCATCCCGACTTCACGGTCGATCCGCGCCACCCGCAGCGCAATCATCCCGATGCGCTGAAAATCAACGAAGGCCGGGATATGCAGCGTTACGCCGCCTTCATGCGCGAACAGGTCCGCGAGTTGCTGACTGAGTTCGGGCAGATCGACATCATGTGGTTCGACTTCAGCTATCCGCAGTGGAAGCTCGGAGACCTGGTTGGAAAGGGCCATCAGGATTGGGAAAGCGAGAAGCTCGTGCGCCTGGTGCGCGAGCTTGCCCCCGACATCATCATCAACAATCGGCTCGATCTCGCCGGCTTGCAGCCCGACATCGTCACGCCGGAGCAGTATATGCCGCGCGCCCGGCCGCTCCGCGATGGCAGGCGCGTCGTCTGGGAAGCGTGCCACACGCTCAGCGGTTCCTGGGGCTATCACCGCGACGAGGACACTTGGAAAAGCACGGAACAACTGGTGCAGATGCTGGTCGGCACCGTTGCCATGGGCGGCAATCTGCTGATGAATGTCGGGCCGACGGCGCGCGGCACGCTCGATCACCGTGCGATTGCAGCCCTTGCTGCTTATGAGGAGTGGATGGCACTGCACGAGCGCAGCATCGTCGGCTGCACCCAGTCGGATTTCGCCGCTCCGGCCGACTGCCGCCTGACCCAGAATGGCGATCGTCTCTACATCCATCTCTTCAACTGGCCCTATCGCCATCTGCATTTCGATGCGCTGGCGGGGAAAGTCGAATATGCGCAATTCCTGCATGATGGCAGCGAGGTCACCTGGCTGCGCCCGTCCGCCAATACGTTATGGGCGAACACTCAGTTCCCCGTCGGTGATGATCAAATGACATTCGTCCTGCCGGTGCGCCGACCTCAGATCGTCGTCCCGGTCGTCGAGGTCAAGCTCAAGGCGGGGAGCACCTCCGGCATTCAGGATTAA
- a CDS encoding DUF4231 domain-containing protein, whose translation MDLFRREGDDRAQLKKMTLNGRYRNIAAMLSIAVVALSIFLISFGALIEFFQPAFLSNVILDDVPLHYIAWFMITFGITIAVINVILAARREIEQETAESMLPSDAAEIKRQALRDLRTHRNGYARSSKVNQYLWNFLTLGIIVLSGLSSLFSAYGPVVPNWLPMTASALVALFGVIMVQFRVRDVWQLREQGRIEAEVLVADAHLIETTDNLATLKQAAALRRRAHALEMKQLNQLFVETTEANP comes from the coding sequence ATGGATTTGTTCAGAAGGGAGGGGGATGACCGCGCTCAACTGAAGAAAATGACACTGAATGGGAGATATAGAAATATAGCAGCGATGCTTTCGATAGCAGTGGTTGCCCTGTCTATATTCTTGATATCGTTTGGTGCTTTAATTGAATTTTTTCAACCTGCGTTTTTGTCAAACGTCATTCTCGACGACGTCCCTTTGCACTACATCGCCTGGTTCATGATTACCTTCGGGATCACGATCGCCGTCATCAACGTGATTTTGGCGGCAAGGCGGGAGATCGAGCAAGAAACGGCCGAAAGCATGCTTCCATCGGACGCAGCCGAGATCAAAAGGCAGGCTTTGCGTGACCTTCGAACACATCGAAACGGCTATGCGCGCTCCTCCAAGGTCAATCAATATCTCTGGAATTTTCTCACATTGGGGATCATCGTGTTGAGCGGTCTCTCATCGTTGTTTTCCGCCTATGGCCCGGTCGTCCCCAATTGGCTGCCAATGACCGCTTCCGCGCTCGTGGCACTTTTCGGCGTGATAATGGTTCAATTTCGCGTCAGGGATGTCTGGCAATTGAGAGAGCAGGGAAGGATTGAAGCGGAGGTGCTCGTCGCCGATGCTCACCTCATCGAGACAACGGACAATCTTGCAACGCTCAAACAGGCAGCCGCCCTCAGAAGGCGCGCCCATGCGCTCGAGATGAAACAACTCAACCAGCTCTTCGTGGAAACCACCGAAGCCAATCCGTAA
- a CDS encoding M24 family metallopeptidase encodes MSWQHPVPRITEDERQTRLARLRKAIEAEGLAGLLLGPTESLRYFTGLVWHQSERFLGALVTPTTISYIVPGFERSRVETLPHLPGEILVWEEEESSAALIARLVAQGGRLALDDGLPLFFYHALAAEMGAARLADGGRLIRDLRCIKSAAEIALIQYAMDLTLDVHRQVHGLLKPGIKSSEVVDFIDRQHRQAGADAGSTFCIVSFGAATSLPHGADGDQVLGRDDVILIDTGCRIDGYHSDITRTYMLEGGESAFERAWWIEREAQQAVFDAARIGAACSSLDDAARKVLAKHSLGPDYRLPGLPHRAGHGLGLEIHEEPYIVRGNDAPLAAGMCFSNEPMIVFPGKFGIRLEDHMYMTAEGPRWLTNPAAGPTEPFS; translated from the coding sequence ATGTCGTGGCAGCACCCCGTACCCCGCATCACTGAGGATGAACGGCAGACCCGCCTCGCCAGGCTTCGGAAAGCGATCGAAGCCGAAGGGCTGGCCGGCCTGCTTCTTGGGCCGACCGAAAGCCTGCGTTACTTCACCGGGCTCGTCTGGCATCAGAGCGAAAGGTTCCTCGGCGCGCTCGTCACGCCCACGACCATTTCCTACATCGTTCCGGGGTTCGAGCGCAGCCGTGTCGAAACGCTGCCGCATCTGCCGGGGGAAATCCTGGTCTGGGAAGAGGAGGAGAGCAGCGCTGCTCTCATCGCCCGCCTTGTTGCCCAGGGCGGCAGACTTGCCCTCGACGATGGTTTGCCGCTTTTCTTCTATCATGCATTGGCAGCGGAGATGGGCGCGGCAAGGCTTGCCGATGGCGGGCGGCTGATCCGCGACCTGCGTTGCATCAAATCGGCCGCGGAGATTGCCCTCATTCAGTATGCGATGGACCTGACGCTTGACGTCCACAGGCAAGTGCACGGGCTTTTGAAGCCGGGCATCAAATCATCCGAGGTGGTCGATTTCATCGACCGGCAGCATCGCCAGGCCGGCGCCGATGCCGGCTCGACATTCTGCATCGTCTCCTTCGGCGCGGCGACCTCGCTTCCGCATGGCGCCGACGGCGATCAGGTCCTTGGCCGCGACGACGTCATTCTCATCGATACCGGCTGCCGGATCGACGGTTATCATTCCGATATCACCAGGACCTATATGCTGGAGGGCGGCGAAAGCGCGTTCGAACGGGCCTGGTGGATCGAGCGCGAGGCGCAACAGGCCGTCTTCGACGCAGCCCGGATCGGTGCCGCCTGCTCGAGCCTCGACGATGCGGCCCGCAAGGTGCTTGCCAAACACTCGCTCGGCCCCGACTATCGCCTACCGGGTTTACCGCATCGCGCCGGTCATGGCCTCGGACTTGAAATCCACGAGGAACCCTACATCGTTCGCGGCAACGACGCGCCGCTTGCCGCCGGCATGTGTTTTTCCAACGAACCGATGATCGTCTTCCCCGGGAAATTCGGGATCCGGCTGGAAGACCATATGTACATGACCGCCGAGGGACCACGCTGGCTGACCAATCCGGCGGCGGGACCGACCGAGCCATTCTCCTGA